The following are from one region of the Ignavibacteriota bacterium genome:
- a CDS encoding transposase, with protein MSETKRERKFYSPEQKVLILRELLENNIPISQLAEKYYVHPNDIYNWKKKLFEGAKDIFQTKAVNNKQTTIEQKKIEKLESKLRDRDEAIAILLKENIDIKKSIDGEI; from the coding sequence ATGTCCGAAACAAAAAGAGAAAGAAAATTTTATTCACCTGAGCAGAAAGTTCTTATTCTTAGAGAACTTCTTGAAAACAATATTCCCATCAGCCAGCTTGCAGAAAAATACTATGTTCACCCCAATGATATATATAACTGGAAGAAAAAGCTTTTTGAAGGAGCAAAAGATATTTTTCAAACAAAAGCAGTAAATAATAAACAAACTACTATTGAACAAAAAAAGATAGAAAAACTTGAATCTAAACTGAGAGACCGGGATGAAGCAATTGCTATTCTGCTTAAAGAAAACATAGATATAAAAAAAAGTATAGATGGGGAAATATGA
- a CDS encoding T9SS type A sorting domain-containing protein: MGEVWYTHSLTTNFNGQWRQDICISNTIGNISKNPSIDFEGNKIKIVFETALNEEAAIYLLTFIPDVNGNYIFSEAEEVLYYPLSYFGNAKPVIAYNSILLYVAYRKNTTDGLYQKTKWNFGGNWQWGAEDPIPNTTSYSSNPSVVGISNNIHVVYQHSLGIRYILAFFNNYVADYINYAIISTGCGYTNNYSPSISLVKNNYPVVSWVGYNYTDPGGGEVNKVEGESPTSKIVVRRAKDNSWSSFFKAGYNAVTTNNNSTSSTLNEESIIAWSEGSSPNFLSKWVRRVNGSYTDAHSLSHNGKQNQVSNGTSIDNIEGTVFTITQLPYMLSLVTTDFNQQFSGGSGLNKAGELIELSYGREGVIYKNGVEFLFNIGDIIVGDSVIKFIEQPDTILYSSAEELNTVVKTVPFYLSASTEFYFTDFYYVLNDSLADTSLTAEDEVNFKVELINNQSGQVIGTFDNITYTKEYLDKYANVSYQVDCSNIASGNYFLRLVTTVAGEAEYHLGNVQNSGEELSKHNYQRINFNGTELPESYSLEQNYPNPFNPNTTIKFQIPKEGMVTLKVYDILGAEVAILVDEEKVAGKYEVNFDANNLASGIYIYCLNVNDFANVKKMVLLK; this comes from the coding sequence ATGGGAGAGGTTTGGTACACACATAGCTTAACAACAAATTTTAATGGTCAGTGGCGTCAGGATATCTGTATTTCGAATACTATTGGTAATATTAGTAAAAATCCCTCGATTGATTTTGAAGGGAACAAAATAAAAATAGTTTTTGAAACAGCTCTTAATGAAGAAGCAGCTATTTATCTTTTAACTTTTATCCCTGATGTGAATGGGAATTATATTTTTAGTGAAGCAGAAGAAGTGTTGTATTACCCGCTATCTTATTTTGGCAATGCAAAACCGGTTATTGCATATAATAGTATTCTGCTCTATGTAGCATACAGAAAAAATACGACGGACGGTCTTTATCAAAAAACAAAATGGAATTTTGGGGGTAACTGGCAATGGGGTGCTGAAGATCCGATACCAAATACAACTTCATATTCAAGTAACCCAAGTGTTGTTGGTATATCAAATAATATCCACGTAGTTTATCAGCACTCACTTGGTATAAGGTATATTTTAGCATTTTTTAATAACTATGTTGCTGATTATATCAACTATGCAATAATATCTACCGGCTGCGGCTACACAAATAACTACTCACCCTCAATAAGCCTTGTAAAAAATAACTATCCGGTAGTAAGCTGGGTTGGCTACAATTACACTGATCCGGGAGGCGGAGAAGTAAATAAAGTTGAAGGTGAGTCACCAACGTCCAAAATTGTTGTAAGAAGAGCAAAGGACAACAGTTGGAGTTCATTCTTCAAAGCAGGTTACAATGCAGTAACAACAAACAATAATTCAACAAGCAGCACGCTCAACGAAGAAAGTATAATTGCGTGGAGCGAAGGAAGCAGTCCTAACTTTTTAAGCAAATGGGTTAGAAGAGTAAACGGCAGTTACACAGACGCACATTCACTAAGCCATAACGGAAAGCAGAATCAGGTTTCCAACGGAACGTCAATAGATAATATTGAAGGAACTGTTTTTACAATTACACAACTTCCATATATGCTTTCATTAGTAACAACTGACTTTAATCAGCAATTTTCTGGCGGAAGTGGTTTAAACAAAGCTGGTGAACTAATCGAACTAAGCTATGGAAGAGAAGGAGTAATATATAAGAATGGAGTTGAGTTTCTTTTTAATATTGGGGATATAATTGTAGGCGACAGTGTAATTAAATTCATTGAACAGCCAGATACGATATTGTATTCATCAGCAGAAGAACTCAACACAGTAGTAAAGACAGTTCCGTTTTATCTATCAGCATCAACAGAATTTTATTTCACTGATTTTTATTATGTATTGAATGACAGTCTTGCAGATACATCACTAACGGCAGAAGACGAGGTAAATTTCAAGGTTGAGTTGATAAATAACCAGTCGGGGCAGGTAATAGGAACATTTGATAACATTACATATACGAAGGAATATCTTGATAAATATGCAAATGTATCATATCAGGTAGATTGCAGCAACATTGCATCTGGAAATTATTTTCTACGATTGGTAACAACAGTAGCAGGCGAAGCAGAATATCATCTTGGCAATGTTCAGAACAGCGGTGAAGAATTGAGCAAGCATAATTACCAGCGTATAAATTTCAACGGAACAGAACTTCCTGAATCATATTCACTTGAACAAAACTATCCGAATCCATTCAATCCAAATACTACAATAAAATTTCAAATACCGAAAGAAGGAATGGTTACTTTGAAAGTTTATGATATACTCGGTGCAGAAGTTGCAATATTGGTTGATGAAGAAAAAGTAGCTGGAAAGTATGAGGTAAACTTCGATGCAAATAATCTTGCAAGCGGAATTTATATTTACTGTTTGAATGTCAATGACTTTGCAAATGTGAAGAAGATGGTGCTATTAAAGTGA
- a CDS encoding IS3 family transposase — MTGQWVEPDIRDNVIDFINLIRAKADISLKGMIRLIGINYSKYYSWIDRKGISNNHNGKTPRGHWCLDWEKETIISYAKDHPGEGYRRLTYMMIDDNAAAVSPATTYRVLKAAGLLNRWNKVKRSSKGDGFNQPAAVHQHWHTDISYVNYHGTFLFLISVIDGYSRYIVHHELRQNMQQFDVQITLQRALEKYPGYKPRIISDNGPQFISKDFAEYLKQAGLQHIRTSIAYPQSNGKIERYHRTIHQDCLMKSSLINLDDARKQISSYIDYYNTERLHSSLFYLTPEDFLFSRVEEKLELREMKLNEAKLKRIEVRNVS; from the coding sequence ATGACCGGGCAATGGGTTGAACCGGATATACGAGATAATGTAATTGATTTTATAAATCTCATCAGAGCTAAGGCTGATATTTCTCTTAAAGGAATGATTCGCCTTATAGGAATAAATTACAGTAAATATTATTCCTGGATTGATAGAAAAGGAATCTCTAATAACCATAACGGTAAAACTCCCAGAGGGCATTGGTGCCTTGATTGGGAGAAAGAAACTATTATCAGTTATGCTAAAGATCATCCGGGTGAAGGTTACAGACGGCTTACTTATATGATGATTGATGATAATGCTGCTGCTGTATCTCCGGCTACTACTTACAGAGTTCTTAAAGCAGCAGGGCTGCTTAACAGATGGAATAAAGTTAAACGATCTTCTAAAGGAGATGGCTTTAATCAGCCAGCAGCAGTTCATCAGCATTGGCATACAGATATTAGCTACGTTAATTATCACGGAACGTTTCTGTTTCTTATTTCTGTTATTGATGGTTACTCCCGATATATTGTTCATCACGAGCTTAGGCAGAATATGCAGCAATTTGATGTTCAGATAACCTTGCAGAGAGCTTTAGAAAAATATCCCGGTTATAAACCAAGAATTATTTCTGATAACGGTCCTCAGTTTATTTCCAAAGATTTTGCTGAATATCTGAAGCAAGCTGGATTACAGCACATCAGAACCTCTATTGCATATCCTCAGAGCAACGGAAAGATTGAACGTTACCACAGAACTATTCATCAGGACTGCTTAATGAAATCTTCTTTAATAAATCTTGATGATGCACGTAAACAGATTTCCTCTTATATTGATTACTACAATACTGAACGACTTCACAGTTCGTTGTTTTATTTAACTCCCGAAGATTTTCTGTTTAGCAGAGTTGAAGAAAAATTAGAGCTAAGAGAAATGAAACTTAATGAAGCCAAACTGAAAAGAATTGAGGTAAGAAATGTCAGTTGA